The proteins below are encoded in one region of Shewanella algae:
- a CDS encoding excalibur calcium-binding domain-containing protein, whose translation MKRFVFYFIFGYACYLSWVKLSGNEPQQLTDIHQDTISNSIREAAQTAPRYASKPVEMDAGFHCDGRQYCSQMTSRAEAEYFNRYCPNTKMDGDNDGRPCENDSRW comes from the coding sequence ATGAAACGCTTTGTTTTTTATTTTATTTTTGGTTATGCCTGTTACCTGAGTTGGGTAAAACTCAGCGGCAATGAACCGCAGCAGCTGACCGACATTCACCAAGACACCATAAGCAATAGCATCCGCGAAGCGGCTCAAACCGCCCCGCGCTATGCCAGTAAGCCTGTAGAGATGGACGCCGGCTTCCACTGCGATGGACGCCAGTATTGCAGCCAGATGACCTCCAGAGCCGAAGCCGAGTACTTCAACCGTTACTGCCCCAACACCAAGATGGATGGCGACAATGATGGCCGCCCCTGTGAAAACGACAGCCGCTGGTAA
- a CDS encoding class I SAM-dependent methyltransferase, whose product MTSKAEAEYQRLNQQAWNERTKLHLQSEFYDVKGFLSGRSSLREIELAELSVKGKSLLHLQCHFGLDTLSWAREGAASVAGLDLSDEAITSARQLAEQAAIDAEFVCGDLYQAPALLQRQFDLVYASYGALVWLPDLHRWAETVSACLKPGGELYLAEFHPLQALFDGYDYFHTGKADVELEGSYTENAQEAQHTTVCWSHSLADVISALLANGLQLRAFREYDFSPYDCFEGLQEDTPGRFRLYHQGKAIPLVYSLRAVKEG is encoded by the coding sequence ATGACAAGCAAGGCAGAAGCAGAGTACCAAAGGCTGAATCAGCAGGCCTGGAATGAGCGTACCAAGTTACATCTGCAGTCAGAATTTTATGACGTTAAGGGGTTTCTCAGTGGTCGCAGTTCGTTGCGGGAAATAGAGCTGGCCGAACTATCGGTCAAGGGCAAGTCCTTGCTGCATCTCCAGTGTCACTTTGGTCTAGATACTCTCTCCTGGGCCAGAGAAGGGGCCGCCAGTGTCGCAGGCCTGGATTTGTCTGACGAGGCCATTACCAGTGCCCGCCAACTGGCGGAGCAAGCCGCTATCGACGCCGAGTTTGTTTGTGGCGACCTCTATCAGGCGCCGGCTTTGCTGCAGCGCCAATTCGATCTCGTGTATGCCTCTTATGGCGCGCTGGTTTGGTTGCCGGATCTACATCGCTGGGCAGAAACTGTGAGTGCTTGCCTTAAGCCGGGCGGTGAACTCTACCTGGCCGAGTTCCATCCATTGCAGGCATTGTTTGACGGTTATGACTACTTCCACACAGGTAAGGCCGATGTAGAGTTGGAGGGCAGCTATACCGAGAATGCTCAGGAAGCACAGCATACCACGGTTTGTTGGTCACACTCCCTGGCTGATGTCATCAGCGCCTTGTTGGCCAATGGTTTGCAGTTGCGGGCTTTTCGCGAGTATGACTTCAGTCCTTATGACTGTTTCGAGGGCTTGCAGGAGGATACGCCGGGGCGTTTCAGGTTATATCATCAAGGCAAAGCCATTCCCTTGGTCTACAGCTTGAGAGCGGTCAAGGAAGGCTAA
- a CDS encoding type I restriction endonuclease — protein sequence MDFIERIQALSKRIPQISASLQTEEATKNALIMPFLSSVLGYDVFNPDEVLPEYTADTPTKKGEKVDYALMKDGEVLMLIECKKYNEKLSIKHASQLFRYFSVTKARIAILTNGVQYLFFTDLDAPNKMDEKPFLVLDLENIDEHIVPEVKKLTKSTFDMESIVNAAGELKYLSDIKRIISDQFKNPEEEFVRFFASRVYDGMLTPKVKQQFTEITAKALKQFMKDGINERLKSAMGDRATDDVEEVSGSDGEIENKPRIITTEEEVEGYNVIKAILRQKVDVSRITGRDTQSYFGVLLDNNNRKPICRLHFNTKQKYLGLMDHEKNETRHPLDSVDDIFLHSEALLQTITFYE from the coding sequence ATGGATTTTATTGAACGAATTCAAGCTCTATCAAAGCGCATCCCCCAAATATCCGCCAGCCTTCAAACCGAAGAAGCAACTAAAAACGCACTAATAATGCCTTTCCTAAGCTCTGTATTGGGGTACGACGTATTCAACCCAGATGAAGTACTCCCTGAGTACACTGCCGATACTCCAACGAAAAAAGGAGAAAAAGTCGACTATGCGCTAATGAAAGACGGAGAGGTATTGATGTTGATTGAGTGCAAGAAATATAACGAAAAGCTATCAATAAAACATGCTAGCCAATTATTCCGCTATTTTTCAGTCACCAAGGCAAGAATTGCCATATTGACCAACGGTGTTCAGTACCTCTTTTTTACTGATCTGGACGCTCCCAACAAGATGGATGAAAAGCCTTTTTTGGTATTGGATCTGGAGAATATTGATGAACACATAGTGCCGGAAGTTAAAAAGTTGACAAAATCGACATTTGACATGGAATCTATCGTCAATGCCGCAGGAGAACTTAAATATCTAAGTGACATAAAGAGAATTATCAGTGATCAGTTCAAAAATCCTGAAGAAGAGTTTGTACGCTTTTTTGCCAGCAGGGTTTATGACGGCATGCTAACTCCAAAGGTAAAACAACAGTTTACTGAGATCACGGCCAAAGCTCTCAAACAGTTTATGAAGGACGGTATTAATGAAAGACTTAAGTCTGCAATGGGAGATAGAGCGACCGATGACGTTGAGGAAGTCTCAGGCTCAGATGGCGAAATCGAAAATAAGCCAAGGATAATTACGACCGAAGAAGAGGTTGAAGGCTACAATGTCATCAAGGCGATTCTTAGACAAAAAGTCGATGTTAGTAGAATCACCGGACGAGATACGCAAAGCTATTTCGGAGTTCTACTGGACAACAATAATCGCAAGCCTATTTGCAGACTGCACTTTAATACCAAACAGAAATATCTCGGATTAATGGATCATGAGAAGAATGAAACCCGTCATCCGTTAGACTCAGTAGACGATATATTCCTGCATAGTGAAGCCTTACTGCAAACAATCACCTTCTACGAGTAA
- a CDS encoding LysR family transcriptional regulator: MNRQMVKAMLVFATTVEKGTMNAAARQLCMSTSAVSQQIFKLEQQLGLGLLNRSTRALTPTEAGKLFYQSCVQMIALADETEVQLSRLKDGPAGELRIAAPVGFGGGLLSEPLRRLLEAHPGIQLSLQLQDETVDLVGSGIDLAICIGPLADSALVAHHLADWQMLLCVAPDFLRRRGNSMPMHPGELQNWERLCHKGSMVQDSMLSHTVSGEQLSLAPGRLAVNNMQSLIRFTLDGLGYAALPEPEVRQFLQQGTLLPLLPDWQLPQYSVYALTAGREAQAPKIREAIATLSACFAEDGPQVAA; the protein is encoded by the coding sequence ATGAATAGGCAGATGGTCAAGGCGATGCTGGTATTTGCCACCACAGTTGAGAAAGGCACTATGAATGCCGCCGCCAGGCAGTTATGCATGAGTACATCTGCCGTTAGCCAGCAGATCTTCAAGCTGGAGCAGCAACTTGGGCTTGGGCTACTAAATCGCAGCACCAGGGCGTTGACACCGACCGAGGCAGGTAAGCTCTTTTACCAGAGCTGTGTACAGATGATAGCTCTTGCCGATGAGACAGAGGTGCAGTTGAGTCGTTTGAAGGACGGTCCGGCCGGTGAATTGCGGATAGCCGCCCCTGTGGGCTTTGGTGGCGGTCTTCTCAGTGAGCCGCTAAGGCGTCTGTTGGAAGCGCATCCCGGCATTCAATTGTCGCTGCAGCTGCAGGATGAGACTGTGGATCTGGTGGGTAGTGGCATAGATCTGGCCATCTGTATCGGGCCTTTGGCCGATTCGGCGCTGGTGGCTCATCATCTGGCCGATTGGCAGATGCTCTTGTGCGTGGCACCGGACTTTCTGCGTAGGCGAGGGAACTCAATGCCCATGCATCCCGGTGAATTGCAGAACTGGGAGCGTCTGTGCCATAAGGGGAGTATGGTGCAGGACAGTATGTTGAGTCATACCGTCAGTGGTGAGCAGCTGTCTTTGGCGCCAGGGCGTCTGGCGGTCAACAATATGCAGAGTCTGATCCGCTTTACCTTGGATGGTTTGGGTTATGCGGCCTTGCCAGAGCCTGAAGTGCGGCAGTTTTTGCAGCAGGGCACTTTATTGCCTCTATTGCCTGACTGGCAACTGCCGCAGTACAGCGTTTACGCTCTGACCGCGGGACGAGAGGCGCAGGCGCCAAAGATCCGCGAAGCCATAGCAACCCTGAGTGCCTGTTTTGCAGAAGATGGTCCACAGGTTGCTGCTTGA
- a CDS encoding tetratricopeptide repeat protein has protein sequence MKLILIIIAFVAFFIALKKWQRAQAVKSGDPDAMANEGLRLIGRNRVDEGIALLEQAANKDHPAAAQMLYEFYTRPELEMVPNDADKAMHWAAKASSLDNEFAKLHDLMLELRQHPAFGDNIQLLEQNLLPRAEAGDTESQSQLGRVYSRNPILDKDGSKAMKWLELAAAKDDPEACFHLGILLQEPRQGEADLQQARFWLTKAHQLGEAASAGHLAEMMLQGLGGPVDKRQAEQLLIEQAQDSSYFQLMLGQRYLRGDQLPQDLHKAREWLEKAAADEDDSVAGPVLAGFLLDHSRDSQDHLRAKAILEPLAQVWDLSAHFQLGKLYEQGLGVNRQLPLALMHFEFASMGDEAEYIAAKESLAARLSQSEKQQAEALKQEYLALHPIDSLAQARLDLLKGQALLYADKREYQELQQALPWLEKAAFGGETLAYEELYETYLELDQRVDAAVWLQLELEEHNQFGLLGDQVLQQQELLQSFTEAETAWYEQRLEEVRAQLPQNNPEAA, from the coding sequence ATGAAACTGATACTGATCATTATCGCGTTTGTGGCCTTCTTTATCGCCCTGAAAAAGTGGCAACGAGCCCAGGCGGTAAAAAGCGGCGACCCGGATGCCATGGCCAATGAAGGCTTGAGACTGATTGGCAGAAATAGAGTCGATGAAGGCATAGCACTGCTGGAGCAGGCCGCCAATAAAGATCATCCCGCCGCTGCCCAAATGCTCTATGAGTTCTATACCCGTCCCGAGCTGGAGATGGTGCCCAACGATGCCGACAAGGCGATGCACTGGGCCGCCAAGGCCTCGTCATTGGACAATGAATTTGCCAAGCTCCATGACCTGATGTTGGAGCTGCGCCAACACCCTGCTTTTGGTGACAATATTCAGCTGCTGGAGCAAAACTTACTCCCCAGAGCCGAAGCCGGTGATACTGAGAGCCAGAGCCAACTGGGACGGGTCTATTCCCGTAACCCGATACTCGATAAGGACGGCAGTAAGGCGATGAAATGGCTCGAGTTGGCCGCCGCCAAGGATGATCCCGAAGCCTGCTTTCATCTGGGGATATTGCTGCAGGAGCCCAGGCAAGGGGAAGCCGATTTGCAACAGGCCAGATTCTGGCTCACCAAGGCACACCAGCTGGGTGAAGCGGCCAGCGCCGGTCATCTGGCGGAAATGATGTTGCAAGGCCTAGGTGGCCCGGTGGATAAACGCCAGGCCGAGCAGCTGTTGATAGAGCAGGCCCAGGACAGCAGTTACTTTCAGTTGATGCTGGGACAGCGCTACCTGCGCGGTGACCAATTACCTCAAGATCTGCACAAGGCCAGAGAGTGGTTGGAAAAGGCCGCGGCCGATGAAGATGATAGCGTGGCAGGTCCTGTGTTGGCCGGCTTCCTGCTCGACCACTCCCGCGACAGTCAGGATCATCTGCGTGCCAAGGCAATACTTGAACCCCTGGCACAGGTTTGGGATCTTAGTGCCCATTTTCAACTCGGTAAACTCTATGAACAAGGGCTGGGCGTCAATCGCCAGTTGCCGCTGGCACTGATGCATTTCGAGTTTGCTTCCATGGGGGACGAAGCCGAGTATATCGCGGCCAAAGAGTCACTGGCGGCGCGTCTGAGCCAATCGGAAAAACAGCAGGCCGAAGCACTCAAGCAGGAATATCTGGCGCTGCACCCCATAGACAGCCTGGCCCAGGCCAGATTGGATCTCCTCAAGGGCCAGGCTTTGCTGTATGCGGATAAGCGAGAATACCAGGAACTGCAACAAGCGCTGCCCTGGCTGGAGAAGGCCGCCTTCGGCGGAGAAACCCTGGCCTATGAAGAACTGTATGAAACCTACCTCGAGCTGGACCAAAGGGTAGACGCCGCCGTATGGCTGCAGCTGGAACTGGAAGAACATAACCAGTTCGGTTTGTTGGGTGATCAGGTACTGCAGCAACAGGAACTGTTGCAAAGCTTTACCGAGGCCGAAACCGCCTGGTATGAGCAGCGTCTCGAAGAGGTTCGGGCGCAGTTGCCGCAAAACAACCCAGAAGCCGCCTGA
- a CDS encoding type II secretion system protein codes for MKAKQYQGFTLIELVVVIIILGILAVVAAPKFLNLRDDATEQVFRGQYAAFESAVKLYHSGYLAKGYQGAIDNLASFGDGSVDSSVNGWPYATAGKDTHIFNACEQLWHGLTDTDLSIAYVEDANLPTTTVDVAYTYKQTPNTCIYRSVYFIQQNEPTMIMEYQPDTGEVSVRKTFWSQP; via the coding sequence ATGAAAGCAAAGCAGTATCAGGGCTTTACCCTAATTGAACTTGTAGTGGTGATTATTATCCTCGGGATCCTGGCAGTGGTGGCCGCACCCAAGTTCCTCAATCTGCGCGACGACGCCACAGAGCAGGTGTTCAGGGGCCAGTATGCCGCCTTTGAATCTGCGGTAAAACTCTATCACAGTGGCTATCTGGCCAAGGGGTATCAGGGCGCCATCGACAATCTGGCCAGCTTTGGTGATGGCAGTGTTGATTCCAGTGTCAACGGCTGGCCCTATGCCACTGCAGGCAAAGACACCCATATTTTCAACGCCTGCGAACAGTTGTGGCATGGTCTCACTGATACCGACCTCAGCATAGCCTATGTAGAAGATGCCAATCTGCCTACAACCACTGTCGACGTGGCCTATACCTATAAGCAAACGCCCAATACCTGCATCTACCGCTCAGTGTATTTTATCCAGCAAAATGAACCGACAATGATCATGGAGTATCAGCCGGATACGGGTGAGGTCTCGGTTCGCAAAACCTTCTGGAGTCAGCCTTAG
- a CDS encoding response regulator transcription factor, which translates to MLLIEDNPDTAALIAEQLPQLDWDFARNGNQGLQLALSHHYQLILLDLNLPGLDGISLCQQLRNQGIDCPVIMLTARDTREDIHTGLITGADDYLVKPFDTQELWLRMQAVVRRTSGEGFASRLSYKEISLDLKRREVWREGAQISLSPASFTLLTCLMRRPNQVISKEELESALWQDGLPDEDILRKHIYLLRQKLDKPFATPRIQTIAKIGYKLQ; encoded by the coding sequence GTGTTGTTAATTGAAGATAATCCGGATACTGCCGCCTTGATCGCCGAACAACTGCCGCAGTTGGACTGGGACTTCGCCAGAAACGGTAACCAAGGGCTGCAATTGGCGCTTTCGCATCACTATCAATTAATTCTGCTGGACCTGAATCTGCCAGGGCTAGATGGCATCAGCCTTTGCCAACAGCTGAGAAACCAAGGGATCGACTGTCCGGTAATCATGCTGACAGCCAGAGATACCCGTGAAGATATTCATACCGGGCTGATAACAGGTGCCGACGACTATCTGGTTAAACCCTTTGATACCCAGGAACTATGGCTGAGAATGCAAGCCGTTGTGCGCCGCACCTCAGGAGAAGGTTTCGCCTCAAGGCTGAGCTATAAGGAAATCTCCCTGGATCTCAAGCGCCGTGAAGTGTGGCGGGAAGGGGCGCAAATCAGTCTCAGCCCAGCCAGCTTTACCCTGTTAACCTGCCTAATGCGTCGCCCCAATCAAGTCATCAGCAAAGAAGAGCTGGAGTCGGCTCTCTGGCAGGACGGACTCCCGGATGAGGACATCTTGCGAAAGCACATCTATCTGCTGCGACAAAAACTGGACAAACCCTTTGCTACACCAAGGATCCAGACCATAGCCAAGATAGGGTACAAGTTGCAGTGA
- a CDS encoding class I SAM-dependent methyltransferase, with protein sequence MRNYCLGTTIQRKFWRRSLGHWLNQQGWQRGVELGVKSGRSTAAMLSVNPGLQLTGIDLWQNQPGNSAYANNAENERKARRICRRYSGLTLLKGDALQLAGHFSNASQDFVFYDLYDYRCSNTEFVTQILRLWYPKIAPGGAIVGRDFDNQDCLWAFADLGLPHPVACIIRGRAHPRLKAVFKPKQ encoded by the coding sequence ATGCGCAACTATTGCTTGGGCACCACGATACAAAGAAAATTCTGGCGTCGATCTTTAGGACATTGGCTCAACCAGCAAGGGTGGCAGAGAGGTGTTGAGCTGGGAGTCAAGAGTGGTCGTTCCACGGCGGCTATGCTATCGGTTAACCCCGGTTTACAACTGACAGGAATAGATCTTTGGCAGAATCAGCCCGGAAACTCTGCCTATGCAAACAATGCCGAGAACGAGAGAAAGGCGAGAAGGATTTGTCGCCGTTACTCGGGTTTAACCTTACTCAAGGGGGATGCCTTACAGCTGGCAGGACATTTTTCCAATGCCAGTCAGGACTTCGTCTTTTACGACCTATATGACTATCGTTGTTCCAACACAGAGTTCGTGACTCAGATATTACGGCTCTGGTATCCCAAAATTGCCCCAGGCGGGGCAATAGTCGGGCGTGACTTTGACAATCAGGACTGTTTGTGGGCCTTTGCCGATTTAGGTCTTCCGCATCCTGTGGCTTGTATTATTCGCGGGCGGGCGCATCCCAGATTAAAGGCGGTGTTTAAGCCTAAGCAATAG
- a CDS encoding ligand-gated channel protein: protein MSLCRISPLASAIAALFLIPAAQADEAPQDMEVIVVTASGYEQQLKDAPASISVLTREQLDSRFYRDITDAMLDVPGVVVTGGSDRRDISLRGMGSQYTLILVDGMRQSSRETRTNSDGPGVEGAWTPPLSAIDRIEVVRGPMSSLYGSDAIGGVINIITRKVPENWQGELRLDSTVQEHSESGNIYQGNFFVSGALIPNWLGLQLYGQYTKREEDQITGGYRGRDANNLSARFSLTPSDDHDIILEVSNAVQELDSTLGKTVAPLAPGESCGRYGCPASSTTEYESRKYSLAHSGRWEIGTSNTWVKYEEFENKSREMTIKNTDAQTSLVTGFGDSHTTTFGAAFNYQDLSDKTGNQIGDRSDISRRQWSVFAENEWRISGTFALTAGLRMDDDENFGEHFSPRIYGVWDLTDSTTLKGGVSTGFRAPSLRQTVPDWGQVSRGGNMYGNPDLKPETSINYELGLHTGFGDNITTALTVFYNEFEDKITRVPCPESQCTDGPNQFGSDPTTYVNVDEAVTQGFELDFNYDINDDIQLSANYTYTDSEQKTGRYQGSPLNQLPKHLLQTSLNWQINDRWGSWARVHYRGEESQPTTGPSSSTLVAPSYTLVDIGANLQLMENLKLSAGIYNLLDKEITQEEYGYIEDGRRYWLGMTWSF from the coding sequence ATGTCTTTGTGTCGAATCAGCCCTCTGGCCAGCGCCATTGCCGCACTCTTCCTCATACCTGCAGCACAGGCCGATGAAGCGCCCCAAGACATGGAAGTCATAGTAGTTACCGCCTCCGGCTACGAGCAACAACTCAAGGATGCTCCCGCCTCTATCAGCGTACTTACCCGAGAACAGCTGGATAGCCGTTTCTATCGCGATATTACCGATGCCATGTTGGATGTTCCCGGTGTCGTGGTTACCGGTGGCAGCGATCGCCGTGACATTAGCCTGAGGGGCATGGGAAGCCAATACACTCTGATCCTGGTGGACGGCATGCGCCAGTCATCCCGGGAGACTCGCACCAATAGCGATGGCCCGGGAGTCGAAGGCGCCTGGACTCCGCCACTGTCGGCAATAGACAGAATCGAAGTGGTGCGCGGCCCCATGTCATCCCTGTATGGTTCTGACGCCATAGGCGGGGTGATCAATATCATCACCCGCAAGGTTCCGGAAAACTGGCAGGGAGAACTCAGACTGGACAGCACAGTTCAGGAACACAGCGAATCCGGCAATATTTATCAGGGTAACTTCTTTGTCAGCGGTGCCCTGATCCCTAACTGGCTGGGGTTACAACTTTATGGCCAGTACACCAAGCGTGAAGAAGACCAGATAACCGGCGGTTACCGCGGTCGAGATGCCAACAATCTCAGTGCCCGTTTCTCGCTGACCCCGAGTGACGACCACGACATCATTTTGGAAGTCAGCAATGCCGTTCAAGAGTTGGACAGCACCCTGGGCAAAACCGTCGCCCCGCTCGCTCCAGGTGAATCCTGCGGTCGTTACGGCTGCCCGGCGTCCTCCACCACTGAATATGAGAGCCGCAAATACTCCTTGGCACACTCGGGCCGCTGGGAAATAGGCACGAGTAATACCTGGGTCAAATATGAAGAGTTCGAAAACAAAAGCCGAGAGATGACCATCAAAAACACTGATGCCCAGACCAGTCTGGTCACCGGCTTTGGTGATAGTCATACCACCACCTTTGGGGCCGCCTTCAACTACCAGGATCTCAGCGACAAGACAGGTAACCAGATAGGTGACCGTAGTGACATCAGCAGACGCCAATGGTCGGTATTTGCCGAAAACGAATGGCGCATAAGCGGCACCTTTGCCCTGACGGCCGGTTTACGCATGGATGATGACGAAAACTTTGGCGAGCACTTCAGCCCCCGTATCTACGGAGTCTGGGATCTGACCGACAGCACAACCCTCAAAGGTGGTGTTTCCACCGGCTTCAGAGCCCCAAGCCTGAGACAAACTGTGCCGGATTGGGGCCAGGTCAGCCGCGGTGGCAATATGTATGGTAACCCGGATCTCAAACCCGAGACTTCAATCAACTACGAACTGGGGCTGCACACCGGCTTCGGCGACAATATCACCACGGCCCTGACCGTCTTCTATAACGAGTTTGAAGACAAGATCACCCGGGTACCCTGCCCCGAGAGTCAGTGTACCGACGGTCCGAACCAGTTTGGCTCCGATCCCACCACTTACGTGAATGTGGATGAAGCGGTAACTCAAGGGTTCGAGCTGGATTTCAACTATGACATCAATGATGACATCCAGCTTTCGGCCAACTACACCTATACGGACTCAGAGCAAAAGACAGGGCGCTATCAGGGCAGTCCATTGAATCAATTGCCCAAGCACCTGCTGCAAACCTCCCTGAACTGGCAAATCAACGACCGCTGGGGCAGTTGGGCCAGAGTGCACTACCGGGGTGAAGAGAGCCAACCCACCACGGGCCCCTCTTCGTCGACTCTGGTGGCCCCCTCTTACACTCTGGTGGATATAGGTGCCAACCTGCAGCTGATGGAAAACCTCAAACTCAGCGCCGGTATCTATAATTTACTGGACAAAGAGATTACCCAGGAAGAATACGGCTATATCGAAGACGGCCGCCGCTACTGGCTGGGGATGACCTGGAGTTTCTAA
- a CDS encoding AraC family transcriptional regulator, translating to MSDIAALMAVLAVDEGVNSTSLPGVHLFRSSAYGSRGPMCYSQGIMIVGQGRKRVYLEDKIYDYDPQNTLVMTVPMPVECETFASEEEPVLVLMVDIDLQQLNQLIRMMDQHHKVPKDLDDARQSGFFVAANSEDMLCCVERLLLALQSPLEAEVLGQAMVQELLFRVLASDNAAPLYALALSHTRLSRVEKALKYLHQNYRESVEVEQLAELVNMSPSAFHRCFKEVTASSPIQYLKKIRLNKAKELLQRQRLKVKEAALEVGYESPAQFSREFKRYFDQSPGEAARL from the coding sequence ATGAGTGATATTGCAGCCTTAATGGCGGTCCTGGCGGTGGATGAAGGGGTGAACAGCACCAGCCTGCCAGGGGTGCATCTGTTTCGCAGTTCGGCCTATGGCAGCCGTGGCCCCATGTGTTATTCCCAAGGGATCATGATAGTCGGCCAGGGGCGTAAACGTGTCTATCTCGAAGATAAGATCTATGACTATGATCCGCAGAACACCTTGGTGATGACAGTGCCTATGCCGGTGGAGTGTGAAACCTTTGCTTCCGAGGAAGAACCGGTATTGGTACTCATGGTGGATATAGATCTGCAGCAACTGAACCAGTTGATCCGCATGATGGATCAACACCACAAGGTGCCCAAGGATCTCGATGATGCCCGTCAGAGCGGCTTCTTTGTTGCCGCCAACAGCGAAGACATGCTCTGCTGTGTCGAGCGTTTGCTGCTGGCTCTGCAGTCGCCGTTGGAAGCCGAGGTCTTGGGTCAGGCCATGGTGCAGGAGTTGCTGTTTCGGGTATTGGCTTCCGACAATGCGGCGCCTTTATATGCGCTGGCACTCAGTCATACCCGTTTATCCCGAGTAGAGAAGGCGCTCAAATATCTGCATCAGAACTATCGTGAAAGTGTGGAGGTAGAGCAGCTGGCCGAGTTGGTCAACATGAGCCCCTCGGCATTTCATCGCTGTTTCAAGGAGGTCACGGCCTCATCGCCCATTCAGTACTTGAAGAAGATCCGCCTCAATAAGGCCAAAGAGTTACTGCAAAGACAGCGCCTCAAGGTGAAGGAAGCGGCACTGGAAGTGGGCTATGAGAGCCCGGCCCAATTCAGCCGGGAGTTCAAGCGTTACTTCGACCAGAGTCCGGGAGAAGCTGCCAGGCTCTAA
- a CDS encoding iron-containing alcohol dehydrogenase — protein MLNFDYRNPTHIVFGKDRLAELDQLVPANARVLVTYGGGSVKRFGTLDKVITALGDRVVFEFGGIEANPKYDTLARAAELARRESIDFLLAVGGGSVMDGTKFIALAAKFDGDSSSLLHHGFNPVPVTEVLPVGTVATLPATGSEMNAFAVVSHQGGKFPVTHPQSFPVFSVLDPSLTFSLPKIQVANGVVDSFVHVVEQYVTFPVDARVQDRMAEGILKTLIEVGPVTVAEPENYDARANLVWSATSALNGMIGSGVPADWTTHMIGHELTAMFGIDHAQTLAVVLPSVWRVRKEQKRAKLLQYAERVWDITSGDEDSRIEQAIAATQAFFEQVGLKTRLRDYDVPQERIADVVAALEAHGMTALSETGDLGLDSSREILELAW, from the coding sequence ATGCTCAATTTCGACTATCGCAACCCTACCCACATAGTATTTGGTAAAGACAGACTGGCAGAACTGGATCAACTGGTACCGGCCAATGCCAGAGTGCTGGTGACTTACGGCGGTGGCAGTGTCAAACGCTTCGGCACTCTGGACAAGGTCATAACCGCGCTGGGCGACCGTGTTGTATTTGAATTCGGTGGCATTGAAGCCAACCCTAAATATGACACCCTGGCCAGGGCTGCCGAGCTGGCGCGGCGCGAATCCATCGACTTTCTGTTGGCCGTCGGTGGCGGTTCAGTGATGGACGGCACCAAGTTTATTGCCCTGGCGGCAAAATTCGATGGCGACAGCAGCAGCTTGCTGCATCACGGTTTCAACCCGGTTCCTGTGACAGAGGTACTGCCCGTCGGTACGGTAGCGACACTGCCGGCTACAGGCTCAGAAATGAATGCTTTTGCCGTGGTCAGCCATCAGGGTGGCAAGTTCCCCGTGACTCATCCGCAGAGCTTCCCGGTATTCTCCGTGCTGGATCCCAGCCTGACCTTCAGTTTGCCGAAGATCCAGGTCGCCAACGGCGTAGTCGACTCTTTCGTGCACGTGGTCGAGCAATACGTCACCTTCCCCGTGGATGCCAGAGTTCAGGACAGAATGGCCGAAGGCATACTGAAGACTCTGATTGAAGTGGGCCCTGTCACTGTGGCCGAGCCGGAGAACTATGATGCCCGCGCCAACCTGGTGTGGAGTGCCACCTCGGCGCTCAACGGCATGATAGGCAGCGGCGTACCCGCAGACTGGACCACTCATATGATAGGCCACGAACTGACTGCCATGTTCGGCATAGATCATGCGCAAACGCTGGCCGTAGTCTTACCCTCTGTATGGCGGGTGCGCAAGGAACAGAAACGCGCCAAACTGCTGCAATATGCCGAGCGGGTTTGGGATATCACTTCGGGTGATGAAGACAGCCGTATAGAGCAAGCCATTGCAGCCACTCAGGCCTTCTTTGAACAGGTTGGCCTCAAGACTCGTCTGCGCGACTATGATGTACCGCAAGAGCGTATCGCCGATGTCGTTGCCGCACTGGAAGCTCACGGCATGACCGCCTTATCTGAAACCGGCGATCTCGGTCTGGACAGCAGCCGTGAAATCCTTGAGCTGGCCTGGTAA